One segment of Primulina tabacum isolate GXHZ01 chromosome 6, ASM2559414v2, whole genome shotgun sequence DNA contains the following:
- the LOC142549214 gene encoding uncharacterized protein LOC142549214 isoform X1, whose translation MTEDGESGESSYVVTDKYVDDSATQKARKVRGKNKNKKIAALKSGEKMEIEFYNNRAVGKHHRYWSRHLGKIVRDKHICPIHVKTWKELTELEKQHMWDSVKGGKDNKPPDIAKIFYETRHKNGKLVELEAQEKYDEIVKTVQSNASLSHIEVVEKCFGPQCHSHVFGFGGGMKRKHFNCSQAAYIKDLEAKLHEKEEENNNLKRRMDGIESRFAKIENENQATSDAPTISGEDDTLP comes from the exons ATGACTGAAGATGGTGAAAGTGGTGAATCGAGCTATGTTGTTACAGACAAATATGTTGATG ATTCAGCAACTCAAAAGGCGAGAAAAGTTAGaggaaaaaataagaataagaaaattgCAGCTTTAAAAAGTGGAGAAAAGATGGAGATCGAATTCTACAACAATCGTGCAGTGGGAAAACATCACAGATATTGGTCGAGACACTTGGGGAAAATCGTGCGCGACAAGCATATCTGCCCTATACATGTGAAAACATGGAAAGAGCTGACTGAATTAGAAAAGCAACACATGTGGGATTCAGTGAAG GGAGGCAAGGATAATAAACCACCTGATATTGCAAAAATTTTCTACGAGACTCGACATAAAAATGGAAAGCTTGTTGAGCTAGAAGCGcaagaaaaatat GATGAGATTGTGAAGACTGTTCAATCTAATGCATCACTCTCACATATTGAGGTTGTTGAAAAGTGTTTTGGACCACAGTGTCATAGTCATGTCTTTGGTTTTGGAGGTGGAAtgaaaagaaaacattttaattgTTCACAAGCTGCTTATATAAAAGATCTTGAGGCTAAGCTCCAtgagaaagaagaagaaaataataaCCTTAAGAGGCGCATGGATGGAATTGAAAGTAGATTCGCCAAAATCGAGAATGAAAACCAAGCAACTTCAGATGCACCTACAATTTCTGGTGAAG ATGACACGCTGCCTTAA
- the LOC142549214 gene encoding uncharacterized protein LOC142549214 isoform X2, protein MTEDGESGESSYVVTDKYVDATQKARKVRGKNKNKKIAALKSGEKMEIEFYNNRAVGKHHRYWSRHLGKIVRDKHICPIHVKTWKELTELEKQHMWDSVKGGKDNKPPDIAKIFYETRHKNGKLVELEAQEKYDEIVKTVQSNASLSHIEVVEKCFGPQCHSHVFGFGGGMKRKHFNCSQAAYIKDLEAKLHEKEEENNNLKRRMDGIESRFAKIENENQATSDAPTISGEDDTLP, encoded by the exons ATGACTGAAGATGGTGAAAGTGGTGAATCGAGCTATGTTGTTACAGACAAATATGTTGATG CAACTCAAAAGGCGAGAAAAGTTAGaggaaaaaataagaataagaaaattgCAGCTTTAAAAAGTGGAGAAAAGATGGAGATCGAATTCTACAACAATCGTGCAGTGGGAAAACATCACAGATATTGGTCGAGACACTTGGGGAAAATCGTGCGCGACAAGCATATCTGCCCTATACATGTGAAAACATGGAAAGAGCTGACTGAATTAGAAAAGCAACACATGTGGGATTCAGTGAAG GGAGGCAAGGATAATAAACCACCTGATATTGCAAAAATTTTCTACGAGACTCGACATAAAAATGGAAAGCTTGTTGAGCTAGAAGCGcaagaaaaatat GATGAGATTGTGAAGACTGTTCAATCTAATGCATCACTCTCACATATTGAGGTTGTTGAAAAGTGTTTTGGACCACAGTGTCATAGTCATGTCTTTGGTTTTGGAGGTGGAAtgaaaagaaaacattttaattgTTCACAAGCTGCTTATATAAAAGATCTTGAGGCTAAGCTCCAtgagaaagaagaagaaaataataaCCTTAAGAGGCGCATGGATGGAATTGAAAGTAGATTCGCCAAAATCGAGAATGAAAACCAAGCAACTTCAGATGCACCTACAATTTCTGGTGAAG ATGACACGCTGCCTTAA